The sequence TGTTGCCAATTAGCGACAGCAGATTGATGGTGCACAGTGAAAGAGGCCGAAACAGGAACGATATGAACGAAGGAAAGAGGGCTGTTGTTTTCTGGAGCTGTAGTCAAACAAGATGCATGTTTACTGTCCAAAACTGCAtgagaactaaataaaaatatcgAAATAAGATATTTGCATCTGTTGACCATTTTTTCCGACATCTTCTCGCTCTCCATTTGAGCCTGCAACTGAAAACACTTTACTTGGAAGGCCTTAGTTTCTGCTCTTCAAGTTTTGATGTCTGATGAGATGATGCCTGATGTCTGAGGTGGGCCTATCAGACAAGGGTGAAAGAGCCACCTGTGATCTACATCAAAATATCCTGCAAAGAATTTGCCCTTGGAACAGAATCAGCAGAATGTCTGTATGTCTCAAAAGACAAAGGGAAAGAAGGAGCCCAGGACATGACATGAGTTTGACCCCAAATGCCTAAGCCAAAGCCATCCATGGCACATTCTGTAGCTGTAGTCCCAGGTTCCGTGCAAATGCTGGGATCTGTTTTCTCACCACCAGCTGAGGAACAACAGGAAGAAGGGAGCATGTTGTGGAGGAGGAGCATGTGGGCGGCAAAGGATCTGTCCTGGATGCACCAGGGAATGAAGTATCACATGCACAGTAGTCAACCAGACCTGATACAATGTGTCACTCTAAAGGTGTATTACCCTTTAAATATTATTGTGTATTATTGTTTCCATTAATTATTATTGCACAATGTAAATACTGTTAATTGTAATTATGTCTTTGTTGTGTGGAGcattgttgctgatataatttcctattggattattaaagtattctgattctgattttgcATATATTTGTATGACTGAAATAAACTTAGAGGCCAGACTTgtatggtttggacatgtccagaggagagacagggactatctcggtcgaaggatgctgaggatggaactgccagggaacagggctagaggtcgacccaggagaagttACATGGACATACAGAGGGAGGACATACGAGTgactggtgttggggaggacgatgcaaaggacagagtgaagtggagaaagttgatttgctgtggcaacccctggTGGGAGAAGCCGAAAGTGCAGCAGTCGTAGTGTATGACTGAAATAATACACGTTGAAGTCAGTAGATGGTGCTATGATGCTGTTGTGGGCTCTGTAGGGATATTATAACTACGGGTTCAACTCATAGACAGTTCAGACATAAGTCAGCTGTGGCCAGGACCTATCTTTATTCCGATCTCTATCAATTTACAGGTACTGAAAAACCCACTTCTAtaaatataactttttatttaacttgttCTACAACTGATGTAAATGCAGTGTAACTAATTGTGTACTAATCTTAAATTGTTGTGAGATTTAGGATATATGCAGGAAGTATCCGTCACATTAGACCAATGAAAATTTGTAGTTGGTGGTTCTGACTGCTTTTGGCATTTGTTAGCTGGCAATATCACAAAATTGTCCATCCGTCTATTTCAAGAGAAGAGACAATCAAATTTgagctttttaaatgtaaatacagtCCACTTGCCATTTGATATTATAATGAACGGCGAGGCTACATAACATAATAAAACTGGATTACATAGAGAGGTTAAAGAAAATCGTATATTTTGAAAGAGATGACTGTATTAATATTTTATCGAGCAAATGACTATTTTTGATAATTTGATTTTCTAAATGACATTGAACAATGTGAAAAAGTAAACAgacataaagttttttttatgtcctctAAAAATACTCTAAGgatgaagcttttttttgttgttgttgatgataTGGAAAATAATGATCGGCTATTTTAAACAATGACATTCAGGCACAAACATATTATCCCACCGGTTTGTGTAATAGAATTTAGATATATAGTTAAATGCCTATTTGGGAGAtcaaaaatatgtatttgtgtttgcagggGCTCGACATTGGatgacaataaagaaaaatgtccatccatccacccatgaAAGGTAATTCAAAGATAGGGTGTAACCTGGAAACTAAATTTCCAGTTGTTCAGGTTTAATTGGTAATGGTGTTGATAGACGTTTTCACTGAGAGATTACGTTCTCTTATTGGAATAGAATCAAAGTGTCCTGTGCTCAAAGTATAGCTAGCAGCATGACTAATCATACATTATAGAACGTATGCAAACTAataactgtctgtctgtcttgttaaaaaaatacaaaaataagtaTAGAGTTTTTAACTGATGCACAAAGTCAATAGACAAGAATCTTTGAGGCAGTAAaatagacacaaacacatggcAGAAATATGGAATGCATTCACACTATTAGACGAtcaatctgcattttccatctTCTTGATCGGGACTTTATTCTGATTTATCTTTTCTTTGATGTGTACTTTCCAGGTCGGTATGTGTTACTTGTACCAACTCACGGAATCCATAAATGCACTCTGATAGTCATTTGCATATGCATACTGAGTTGCTTAACAACTCTCTTAGTGATGTATTTCAAACCACACACCCATTGGATCTTGGTTCCTGTCGACAACAGCGGTCCAAGACCAAGGCAAGAGCGTCTTCTCCAACAACAGGAACGAAAATGTGACCCTAATGCTGATCTGGCTCTGGCCTTTTGGGCAACACTTCCAGCTGACGGCGTGCAAAATTGAGGGTTGTATCTTGACAGCAGATAGGAATCTCTACAATAAGTCAAATGGAGTCATTATCCACCATCGAGACCTCCGGGGTAACTTGTCCAACCTGCCGCAGCTGCAGCGACCACCCTTCCAAAAGTGGGTATGGATGAACTTTGAACCTCCCTCAAACTCCCTCCGGATCCCTGGGATTGAGAATCTGTTCAATGTGACTCTTAATTACCGTCGAGATGCTGACGTTGTTCTACCTTACGGGTCTATTTCAGCAACAAATGGCACGGAGGAGTTTGTCCtacccaaaaaaaacaaatttgtcTGCTGGATTATCAGAAGGTGGAAACAGTCTATTAAACGTGTTAGATACTTCTATGAGCTGAAAAAACATATTGAAGTTCATGGCTTTGGACCAGCCTTCAGGAAACCCCTGTCCCGTGAAGATTACCTCACCACAATAGCGAGTTGTAAGTTTTACCTGTCTTTTGAGAATGCCATCCACATGGACTACATTTCAGAAAAATTCTACAACACACTCTCTTTGGGGACTGTGCCAGTGGTTATGGGCCCACCCAGACAGAACTATGAGATGTTCATCCAGGGAGATGCCTTTATCCACGTGGATGACTTCACTTCGCCAGAGAAGCTAGCTGACTATCTGCTGCTCCTGGACAATAATGAGGAAATGTACCTCAGGTACTTTAAGTGGCGACGGCACTTCAGTGTAAAGAGGGAGCATTCCTGGGTGGAGCGCACATGCTTAGCTTGTGGTTATGTGCGATCGCATAAGGAGAAAAAAACAGTCAACATTGACAAATGGTACTGGGGAGCATAATGCAATGACAGACTTTTTgaagcttgtttttattttatttttgtttttcatttaatttgttaaatgacaattaattgatcaaccaaattatgtttttgccatTAGCACAGTGAAACATCCAACTGATTTTTACTTGTAAACCTATTTTGCTAAACCTTACTTTATCTTTcgcttcattcatttttttatgaattacaAATACACTACAATTTGTTACTTTGTACCCATCAAGCCATCTTTTTCCTTTTGAGAGTGAGACATGGCACACAGTGGGCAGTGCAATAACATTGATTATAAGTGAGGACGAGaattaaaactgaaaatatctatataataTCAAATATTGATGTGTTACTGTCGCACGGCCGAGTGTTTCTGCTTAGCTTAGTGGCAGCTTCCGTGCTTAAtctaaaatctttttaaaaatttaaataacACAGACAACGCCACCTAGCTATTTTAAGTGCCAGGAActctaattaaaaataataaaaaggttctaaaaCAAGGCAGGCAGTGCAAACAACCAGTAGGAccacacttttaaaatgttaaaaatgtattacaatAAAAAGTCAACCAGTAAATGTTGGGCCCAACCCTAAAACAatgctacaaaataaaacactaaaaATCCGGAGGAACATGCTCGGAATCGGAGTCATCGCAGTGACGCGGAGTGGTCCTTCCCTTCATCAATCTGCACACTCCGCCGCCGGATCCTCCCACGGCGGCGATGCTGCTGGAGACACCGGCCCCCTCCCGGCAGTCACTCATTCCCGCCAGCAACCCGCTAACATTTTGCGGGGAGGTACGGTTAACCTGCCAGAGTACTAAGCCGTATTAAGCATTGACAatttgacaatggcaataaacaccttctgattctgatcctgattctgattctaagcTTCGTACTCTGGCTGCTTTCCTGTCGTCTGCTGCTGTAATTTGTCCATTGCCCTCTACAACTCCCTGTCCTGTACAATAAAACCAACgtataaaaacatgcaaatccaaagcatgcaaatataaaaatgtctgtACAATTGTCCATCCTGTGACATTACAAATGAccactagaaagacaatcagagattgcagatactcgcctccaatagactattcgatcttgtgagacagtaaacagggcttccggatcctGCAGACGACAATTTCactggttattgtttatttttaagtgCATTAACCTCAGTTATCCGGAttatttgaaacaatattttatttattttcattcttcctATAGTGTACGTCATgctgaccaaaccttttttgttgttccgaggattaaaaaggaaatagggaAATTTGCATTCCAATTCAAAGCGCCTGCTGATTGGAACAGTCtaccatcatccatccactctATAAAATTTtataatctgtttaaaaatgccctattgttacattttcaaaatgcctGTAAttgcttttaactttgtgtttcgATCTTATGTATATTTTCTTATGTAAAAACTGCAATTTTAgtctattattactattttgacagtgtgcatgtttgtgtgcgtgttgtttgagtgtgtggatgtgtgtttgtgtgtaaagagtgagtattttttattttttatttttttgcatatctgcactgctgtaattttgctgtaattttgttatttctgttttgttttgattgaggacccccttcaaacgagatggtttcatctcaaggcgttttatcctttcaataaataaataaataaatacatgttgcAACCCTGAGATGAAATTAACGACTGGACTCacgttcatcttcgtttggcaacttttaattacagtcctcgattcagtaacgtcaagtaatatttttgtctcctgcatactacaagacaccttctggactctttttcccatcatgccattcgtgtccctccctcttaaagtgacactcccatgttacagcacaggcacaattccagatgtaaaaataattctagaatctggatccagatccggatcgagccacggacagaaccttgcttgtgtaaaaatttcaagtcgattggctacctagtttttgagttatgcgcgcggacagacagacagacaaacaaacagacccaattgcaataccctcacctccccttcggcgaggggaAAAACGTATCACGCTTGCGATGCAGTCGCCTATGCACAGTGAACTTGGCAATAATGTTTATTCTGTTATCTGCAAACTGCATGTAAAATCGATGTGGGAGAAAATCTATGTGGGAGAATGCACTCTGAACAAAACAATGCTGATCTATTCTCTCTTTGtcatttctctctgtctgtgaaTTTATTTGACCGTTCTGCAggaattctttctttcttcttatcATTAACATAGGTGTgttatttttgcttcttttctctctctgtgtgtgtgtgtgtgtgtatgagatgGTGTTCTCAGGTGTGTTTGCACAAAGGACCTTTGTTGTTTCCAGTGAAAGAATTTAACCCCTGAATTCCAGAGAAATTCAGGTTATTCTTCTCAGCCGTGGCACATAATGCATACATCATACAGGGTTGATAGGTTAAACCTGTTAAACCTGCAGTTGCATGCTGATCACATGAGTCTCCTTAAATTCAAGCAGTCAGTCAGATTTGAAGCTGCATCTGTGCTGACCACACATGTACACTAGATGGAGCTACTTCACTCTGTAACGTTACAATATTGCTCTTTTTGAGCCACTAGCATAGTGCGCTCACACCAGGATCAGACATTTAGAGGGAATCACGTGTCTGagtggctggatggatggctggatcaTCGCTGCCCTTTGCTACTTCACATTAATACAGTTGTGTTTGGAGGCCTTTTGTTGGATCTAACAAGCCATAAACTGTTGAAAATAATGCTTCTTTTTCAGACTTATTGtcaaaaaatcacatcttggaaaatatgcattcaattccctcaccagtcataaaggggtccaatattcactatcatggaaaatgtcttctggatctgatccagaatgaggtcaggaaaaaatataaaattttaacattaaaaaccccatttatagattcataaatcagttaaaaacacacatcaactcttattcacttttacttttcatggtttgtgtataaagataccaagaacaatttagaaccttttggtgatgatccaggacggtgtaaatccaattaggagaggagcgagctgcttggcaAAGGTCTGTGctttctgagtgtttttctagttttcatTAATTTCAATATACAGTGTAAACACAATCTTAAAACTGAATTTACTCAATGGTGGTTGAATTGAAAATACATGACAATTCATGTGGATTAtgttcctttttaaaaatattatcgAGAATGAATGAAGCTTGGCAGATAAACACAATCAAATCTCAAATATGGTCATAAAACAATTTATTAAAGGTGATACTGTTCTGATAAGTGGTGAAGTTAAAGTGGAGGTATAGAGTCTAGACCTCTGGGCTGGGGCAGCAAAATTGCTGATTGAGGTTTTGAATATCAGCCATTTAATTAACCAATCACTGCTGACCAATCGGCTTTCCCTGCTTTGGGTTGCTGCTTGGATTGGAGTGGATTGCTGGCACATTACTCATTTTAATCTCTTTAAGTATTCGCCCCCACAGTAGCATCAATGATTCAGTCTATCGAAGTGATTGATTCTGGTTTTGCAGGTTTCCTGCTCAGCCAGGACTCTGTTCTGGAGCTGGAAACTATGCACTGGATGAAACACCTGATGCTGGAGTTCACAATTAATCCACCCTGCTATGATAGCAGATTGAAAATAGACTGGTCAAGCATCTGCCGTTACAGGCTGCTATACTGTAGAAATGACAAATATTAGTATTTACTTTATAGCCCCCAGGGCCAATTTCTTACTCTTTTTTATGTTAAAAGCACTTGACATGTTTTAACTATATGAACAGTCCATTTTTCAGTCCAGAACTAACCATGAtgaatacaatttaaaaatatattaaaattaaaatggaaaTTAATATAATTTGTTGCTTTAAGCTGAAAGCAGATTGGAAAAGTAATTGTtttggggttgttttttttccatcttgtgTAGCTGCAGCACCACTTTGTAAATTTCGTCTACGCCTGGAGCAATCCTGATACAGGCAGTGCTGAAATTAGCTGCCAGATTTATTTGTCTCTGTACAGTCTGACCTCAGAGGGAGACACTTGGCATTATAACAGAGAGACTGGCTCAGGGTGGGACTTTGTTTtcattaggtgcgtttacatcgatacatttaatcggattaaaagcctgatcagaataaaaatgcttcatgtacacacccaaatcagattagtctgacccaatcatgttttgtttacaacggaagtcgctacggcttcttcttctactactatttcTGGTATATTTGGTAGAAATTGCGaatgtcaaaatatatttttacaatcaaaagtgtgatgcatgaacacgcaagtccttattgaatcaatatttttagggtccatgaacacaatgcatccgatcacaattttactccaACTCTGAtcagattaaatacattttgtccatgtgaACGTAGCCACTGTTGCATAGAATGGATTTAATGTCCTCTTCCTCACGTTGCTTTCCTCAAACATTTCCTTTCTCTTCATAATATTTTGCTGCTATTGAATGATAGTCAAAATAAAACCATGGCCATTGCAacagtacagtatatatattttatgaacTCGAAGTCAGTCCTACATTATTTACAGCTGACATTTCCCTCACTTTCAGCAAGCGCAATGAGGAACCCTCGTCTACAAattgaaattgttttaacaTCAAAATAATGGTGCTGACTATTGTCATTTACCTGTCTATCAATccgttgttctttttttttttacaccagcTGATTTTAATTAGAGGGCAGTGCAGTGGCAAAATGGGTAGTCCTGTTATCTTAGGGATTCATTGACTTCAAATCCTCCTGGGACCTTTCCATGTGGAGTCTGTGTCTTCTCCCCTCAGACTGAAATATTGCTTTACCACTTGTTGTTTGGCTATTTGATCAAAATTTTGATCGAATAGCTGCGTTTCATAACAGACAATCCAACAAATGGGTTTAAACACTTTTCTGTCTGCATTATGCTTTGGTTCTAATCCGTACATCCggcaacctttaaaaaaaattctgcttGACTTGAAATGATATATGTAATACTGCACTGCCttataatgaataaatataccTTCATAGCGGAGTTTGTTCATGCTTATACTCCCTGGCATAGCTTTTATCCAACAAACTATATACGGCATCTGCTTGTAGctcaaatttattttatatacaaacTTTAACGATGAAGAAATCATCCCAAATAGAAGTGCGTATCCAGCAGCTGTGTAATAAACACACTAAGTCGTATTTGTGGACACGTGATGCGCTGATGCAGTCCAACCAAACGGCCCCTGCGCGTCCACGTCCTTACTCATTCCGTTACGTGAAGCGCGCACTTATATCTCCGTCCTTTTCTCCCACCACTTTTCAGCTGTCAGCAGTTACGTGCATATTTTGacaccaattaaaaaaaataaaattaagttggattttttttttctgcttgtctCATGTCTAACTGGTGTTTTAGTGTAAACATTTTACcaggaatttattttttatgcattACATATAAATATTTCTGATATCAAACATTCATGTGAGTATTTAACAGAGGGGAGGGGATTTTCTGGCGAAAAAAGTTTAAATATTGCTTCTCAATTTTCcctacattatttttttgtcatttttatctCACGCTTTTATTTCATCTCGTCATCGCGTGGCCGCGCTGCGCACTCCCGTCAACACGTCGGGAGGCAGCCCACTGGTTCTGAAGAGGATAGTGATGGCGGAGATGGAGGAGCAACGTTGAGTTTGTGCTCCcacttttacccccccccccccttcttccactaattatttttgatttaatatatatacatatatatgtatttaaaaaaccTACCGATTTGACCGAAGTGCGTTCTTTTCTCCACCTCCCGTCTCCTGAGCCGAGACCGAGATGGGGAACGAAGCGAGCATGGAGGGCGGCGGGCAGCCCGGTGAGCCGGGATCCACCGGGATGATGGGGTCGGTGATGTCCGGCGGACCCTCAACAGGACCGGGCACAGGACAGCATATGAAGCCGGTCAACGGAGCCGCAGCCGGGGGAGGGCTGGGGGTCGGAGGCCCCGGGATGGGAATGACGAGGTAGGGGCTGCAGAGTCAATCCGGCTCGGGGTGAGATCCCATATGAGGTTTAACACGTCAAACGGCAAAACCTGGCGGCGGGCCAGGCGGAGCAGAAACATCCCTTgagctgtccgcggtgctgaagcGCAGCGATCTGCAGCGATAAACTCGCTGTCGGGAACGTCTCTGACGGCCAACATGTGAGCGCGCATGCTGCTGTGATTTCCGGCCACCACTGCGCTCCCGTCTCGGCTGCTGCCGCGGTGTGGTTTTGTTCCACGGCGGCATGTGCTGTAGTAGTATTTCCTCCCTCTGTGCTTGAGCGTGGCGCGTTCCGTGGGACGCGCTTGATGAAACAGGCCTTCCCGAACGCGCTGCCGTCTCGCCTGCATTCTCATTTGAAAGCTTGTCATGTTAAAACGATTCTTTAAAGCGCGGCCGTTGTCGGTGTCTTGTGTTTGACATGTGATGTCGCCGAAGTCTATAAATACTCTGGTTTATTTCCGAATGGGAGGGGAGAGGATGGGTGCTGAATGTGTATGTCTGTGCATGCGTGCGCGACCCTGTGTGTGCTCAGGTAAAGGCGCGTCCCTGCTATGCAGGCCAAAAATACTACACTACATACCATTTAACATGGAATAATATGAAGCATTGTAGGCTTTATATTTAGATAATGTGGAATAAAACCATTTAGAAGGCAGAACATGTAAACCTCAGCAGCCGAGTCCTCATTATGTCGCTGCAGCTACAAGCACAATTCCAATAATCGTTTAGCCCTCATAGTATGACTCTTCAACCATAGAAACCCGTTTGTATAGttgataataattataattaatataattataattattattatgattatgattatatAATTATTAAAGTCTTCATCATTTGGATCCAAACTATGTTGATTCCTTCCTCTGACATCCCACCCTGTTTTATGCTGATCAATCATTGGTTTATGTATGAGTGGGGAATAAAATGGCCCTAACAGTcagcaatgtaaaaaaaacaaaaacaaaaaagcttgTGCTCCATGCACAA is a genomic window of Brachionichthys hirsutus isolate HB-005 chromosome 2, CSIRO-AGI_Bhir_v1, whole genome shotgun sequence containing:
- the LOC137902701 gene encoding LOW QUALITY PROTEIN: 4-galactosyl-N-acetylglucosaminide 3-alpha-L-fucosyltransferase 9-like (The sequence of the model RefSeq protein was modified relative to this genomic sequence to represent the inferred CDS: inserted 2 bases in 1 codon); the encoded protein is MYFKPHTHWILVPVDNSGXQDQGKSVFSNNRNENVTLMLIWLWPFGQHFQLTACKIEGCILTADRNLYNKSNGVIIHHRDLRGNLSNLPQLQRPPFQKWVWMNFEPPSNSLRIPGIENLFNVTLNYRRDADVVLPYGSISATNGTEEFVLPKKNKFVCWIIRRWKQSIKRVRYFYELKKHIEVHGFGPAFRKPLSREDYLTTIASCKFYLSFENAIHMDYISEKFYNTLSLGTVPVVMGPPRQNYEMFIQGDAFIHVDDFTSPEKLADYLLLLDNNEEMYLRYFKWRRHFSVKREHSWVERTCLACGYVRSHKEKKTVNIDKWYWGA